From Epinephelus lanceolatus isolate andai-2023 chromosome 5, ASM4190304v1, whole genome shotgun sequence, the proteins below share one genomic window:
- the LOC117262134 gene encoding MOB kinase activator 2 has protein sequence MGGCHSYPSATKADSKSLQPSDISSDKLGINNNNLEERPYLQQQYVCQQITHTDMFALTSLPPGVDKAEWLASNTVAFFKHINLFSSALSEFCTPSTCPTACGPGNTVYVWTDDHGRKLKCSAPLYFDYAMSYIQELLTDEDVFPTKAGSVFPTGFVFLVQKVYLLFFRTLAHIYWSHYRETLALGLHPHLNTLFTHLTLFCRQHGLLDPEDTEPLQDLITALGQPGCT, from the exons ATGGGGGGTTGCCATAGCTACCCCTCGGCTACGAAGGCAGACAGCAAGAGTCTTCAGCCATCTGACATCAGCAGTGACAAACT GGgaattaataacaataatctGGAGGAGCGTCCATATCTGCAGCAGCAGTATGTGTGCCAgcagatcacacacacagacatgtttgCCCTCACGTCGCTGCCGCCTGGTGTCGACAAGGCAGAGTGGCTCGCCAGCAACA CGGTGGCATTTTTCAAGCACATAAACCTGTTCTCTAGTGCACTGTCTGAGTTCTGCACTCCCAGTACCTGCCCCACTGCCTGTGGACCAGGCAACAC ggtTTATGTTTGGACCGATGACCACGGCAGGAAGCTGAAGTGCTCTGCCCCACTTTACTTTGACTATGCCATGTCATACATTCAGGAGCTACTGACTGATGAAGATGTGTTCCCCACAAAAGCAG GTTCAGTGTTTCCGACAGGCTTCGTCTTTCTGGTCCAGAAggtgtatttgctgtttttcaggACTCTGGCTCACATATATTGGTCTCACTATAGAGAGACACTGGCCCTGGGCCTGCACCCGCACCTCAACACACTCTTCACGCACCTCACGCTCTTCTGCCGACAGCACGGCCTGTTGGACCCAGAGGACACTGAGCCACTGCAGGACCTCATCACAGCTCTGGGACAGCCAGGCTGCACCTAA
- the adm2b gene encoding protein ADM2, whose translation MCALLSACLCLLLGLLPLEIQCRALTLQSLTHRQRLNLPRTSKYPKSSNTTIMPTASHLPVAVDNHITEGDRHIIWRTLLHKEPPRRLSDPLLDQRDSFQWEAPAWQRGSRGRRHANGGSGRGNVHLMRVGCVLGTCQVQNLSHRLYQLIGQSGREDSSPINPRSPHSYG comes from the exons ATGTGTGCGCTTCTGTCGGCGTGCCTGTGCCTGCTGCTCGGCCTCCTGCCTCTGGAGATCCAGTGCCGGGCTCTGACTCTGCAGAGCCTCACTCACAGACAGAG GTTGAATTTACCCAGAACCTCTAAATACCCAAAGTCTTCTAACACCACCATCATGCCTACTGCGTCTCATCTCCCTGTCGCCGTTGACAACCACATCACGGAGGGAGACAGACATATCATCTGGAGGACCCTGCTGCACAAAGAGCCCCCGCGGAGGCTGTCCGACCCATTGCTTGACCAAAGAGACAGTTTTCAATGGGAAGCGCCGGCCTGGCAGCGTGGGTCACGGGGTCGTCGTCACGCCAATGGTGGCAGCGGGAGGGGCAACGTCCATCTGATGAGGGTGGGGTGTGTCCTGGGGACCTGCCAGGTGCAGAACCTCAGCCACCGTCTCTACCAGCTGATTGGACAGAGCGGGAGGGAAGACTCCTCCCCCATTAACCCTCGCAGTCCTCACAGCTACGGCTAA